The following coding sequences are from one Novosphingobium sp. KACC 22771 window:
- a CDS encoding YqaA family protein: MLRRLYVWTMGKAAGPFAEYWLALFAFVEASFFPIPPHPVLGLMCLARPERAIRYAIITTLASVAGGLLGYAIGHFAFALVGEKLLDALHLTASFPYAACKLRGEAGFIAIIAKGATPIPFKLITITAGFIGMPIGKFLLASVISRSISFMIVGVLFRLFGAPIKAWIDKYLGVAVAGFVVLIVVGFIGAAMLGGHKGGVADKCTGVTMETLSQVK; this comes from the coding sequence ATGCTTCGCCGCCTGTATGTTTGGACGATGGGCAAGGCCGCCGGGCCATTTGCCGAATATTGGCTCGCCCTCTTCGCCTTTGTCGAGGCCAGCTTCTTCCCCATTCCGCCGCATCCGGTGCTGGGGCTGATGTGTCTGGCGCGCCCGGAGCGTGCGATTCGCTATGCAATTATAACCACATTGGCTTCTGTGGCGGGTGGTTTGCTGGGCTATGCCATCGGCCATTTCGCTTTTGCGCTGGTGGGTGAAAAGCTGCTCGATGCGCTGCATCTGACCGCCAGCTTCCCCTATGCCGCCTGCAAATTGCGCGGCGAGGCGGGCTTTATCGCCATCATCGCCAAGGGCGCGACGCCGATCCCCTTCAAGCTCATCACCATCACGGCGGGCTTCATCGGCATGCCAATCGGCAAATTCCTGCTGGCCAGCGTGATCTCACGCTCGATCAGCTTCATGATCGTGGGCGTGTTGTTTCGCCTGTTTGGCGCGCCGATCAAGGCCTGGATCGACAAGTATCTGGGCGTGGCCGTGGCCGGGTTTGTCGTGTTGATTGTCGTCGGTTTCATCGGCGCGGCGATGCTGGGCGGGCATAAGGGCGGTGTGGC